From one Formosa sediminum genomic stretch:
- a CDS encoding putative LPS assembly protein LptD: protein MRSNYFQILLALSFTVLINTFGYSQDLPKPVKVVKATPEEDPIFTPIISVDSLAVSQINERAQDSVKHDSVKQKKEFLTDIVTYTAKDFTSFNKLEQKLYLYNEAEVDYQDMNIKAGIIVIDYSKNEVYAGRLKDSLGEYSQKPVFTQGQSVVEPDSIRFNFDTQKALIFNSKTEQSGFNIIAPIVKKENDSVIYMAKAKFTTAEDIENPEYYFKASKIKYVPDKKVVVGPTNMVIADVPTPIAVPFGFFPLTDKQTSGIIIPSFGEDSDRGYFLQNGGYYFAMSDYADLTILGDYYTNGSYGLNIESNYAVKYKFSGSMSFRYESLIESEKGFPDYSKSTIYNIRWSHSQDSKSSPNSSFSASVNLGSSKYYQTSINQLNTGNYLNNTLSSSVSYSKSFTGDPQVNFSVAATHSQNTQTEVINMSLPSMSGSVGRVYPFEPKTGSKKGIIENINFQYSVNAENQIETTDSLFFKPQMFKDAEAGVRHSIPLSTNFKLFDYLSLSMGTSFEENWTFKTINRYYDQDLEEEVTETINGFDAYRTYNFSTSLGTTIYGMFDFKKEGKDPKIQAIRHVMTPSISYSLTPSFDQYYDTYEVISTEGTALETYSRFEESIYGAPNENFSSSLGLSISNNLEAKVKDNDSTATEAKKVTLLNSLTFSTSYNFAGDSLQWSPLRISGGTSILDSKMNINFGATLDPYALDNNNSKVDVYNINNNGSLFRLTSANLTLSYSLSNELFGGESKENDKGIQENLRGGGRDDDLFGISQDFSNNSFFDDKEDEEDEDEEDKNEFYRYKIPWTLNLAYAVNYSNSTRNNEISSHSLMFSGDVSLSPRWSVGVSSGYDFKDMGFTYTQLRLERDLLSWRMNFSWVPFGTSKSWYFFIGIKSSILSDLKYDKRLQSDKSL from the coding sequence TTGCGTTCAAACTACTTTCAAATACTTTTAGCTTTAAGTTTTACAGTGCTTATAAACACTTTTGGCTATTCTCAAGACTTGCCTAAACCTGTAAAAGTAGTTAAAGCAACCCCAGAAGAAGACCCCATTTTCACACCCATTATTAGCGTAGATAGTCTGGCTGTGAGCCAAATAAATGAACGCGCGCAGGATAGTGTAAAACATGATAGTGTGAAGCAAAAAAAGGAATTTTTAACAGATATTGTGACCTATACTGCTAAAGATTTTACCTCATTTAATAAATTAGAACAAAAACTATATCTCTATAATGAAGCTGAAGTAGATTATCAGGATATGAATATTAAAGCAGGGATTATTGTTATAGATTATAGCAAAAATGAAGTCTATGCTGGGCGTTTAAAAGATTCCTTGGGAGAATATTCTCAAAAACCTGTTTTTACCCAAGGACAAAGTGTGGTGGAACCAGATTCTATTAGATTTAATTTTGATACTCAGAAGGCTTTAATATTTAATTCTAAAACAGAACAAAGCGGATTTAATATTATTGCTCCTATAGTTAAAAAAGAAAACGATTCTGTGATTTATATGGCTAAAGCAAAATTTACAACTGCAGAAGACATAGAGAATCCTGAATATTATTTTAAAGCAAGTAAAATTAAATACGTGCCAGACAAAAAGGTTGTTGTTGGGCCTACAAATATGGTTATTGCCGATGTACCAACACCTATTGCTGTACCTTTTGGTTTTTTTCCATTAACAGATAAACAAACCTCGGGTATAATCATTCCTAGTTTTGGTGAAGATAGTGACCGTGGTTATTTTCTTCAAAATGGTGGATATTATTTTGCTATGAGTGATTATGCAGATTTAACCATCTTAGGAGATTATTATACTAACGGGAGTTATGGTTTAAATATTGAGAGTAACTACGCCGTAAAATATAAGTTTAGTGGGAGTATGTCTTTTAGATATGAGAGTTTAATTGAAAGTGAAAAAGGCTTCCCGGATTATTCTAAATCTACTATTTACAACATACGTTGGTCTCATAGTCAAGATTCAAAATCCAGTCCTAATTCTAGTTTTTCAGCCTCTGTTAACTTAGGTAGTAGTAAGTATTATCAAACCTCTATAAATCAACTAAATACAGGTAATTATTTAAACAATACATTATCATCTTCGGTTTCGTATTCTAAATCTTTTACAGGAGATCCTCAAGTAAACTTTAGTGTCGCAGCAACCCATTCCCAAAACACTCAAACCGAAGTCATAAATATGTCGCTTCCTAGTATGTCTGGTAGCGTGGGAAGAGTCTATCCGTTCGAACCTAAAACAGGCTCCAAAAAAGGGATAATAGAAAATATTAATTTTCAATATTCTGTGAATGCAGAAAACCAAATCGAAACTACAGATTCTTTGTTTTTTAAACCCCAAATGTTTAAAGATGCTGAAGCTGGTGTGCGTCATAGTATTCCATTAAGTACAAACTTTAAGTTATTTGATTATTTAAGTTTAAGTATGGGAACTTCTTTTGAGGAAAATTGGACATTTAAAACCATTAATAGATATTATGATCAAGATTTAGAAGAAGAAGTCACAGAAACAATTAATGGTTTTGATGCTTATAGAACTTATAACTTTAGTACAAGTTTAGGTACTACTATTTACGGAATGTTTGATTTTAAAAAGGAAGGAAAAGATCCTAAAATTCAAGCAATAAGACACGTCATGACGCCTTCTATTAGCTATAGTTTAACGCCTTCATTTGATCAATATTATGATACTTATGAAGTAATTTCTACAGAAGGAACAGCTTTAGAAACCTATTCACGCTTTGAAGAATCTATATATGGTGCCCCAAACGAAAATTTTTCATCTTCATTAGGATTATCTATATCTAACAACTTAGAAGCAAAGGTAAAAGATAATGATAGTACAGCAACTGAAGCTAAAAAAGTAACGCTATTAAATAGTTTAACCTTTTCTACTTCCTACAATTTTGCTGGAGATTCATTACAATGGAGTCCGCTTAGAATAAGTGGTGGTACCTCTATTTTAGACAGTAAAATGAATATTAATTTTGGTGCAACTTTAGATCCTTATGCGTTAGATAATAACAACAGTAAAGTAGATGTTTATAATATAAATAACAATGGTAGTTTATTTAGATTAACTAGTGCTAACTTAACTTTAAGTTATTCGTTATCTAACGAATTATTTGGTGGAGAATCTAAAGAAAATGATAAAGGGATACAAGAAAACCTTCGTGGTGGTGGTCGTGACGATGACCTCTTTGGTATTTCTCAAGATTTTAGTAATAACAGTTTTTTTGATGATAAAGAAGACGAAGAAGATGAAGATGAAGAGGACAAGAATGAGTTTTATAGGTACAAAATACCGTGGACATTAAATTTAGCTTATGCTGTTAATTACTCTAATTCTACCCGTAATAACGAAATCTCTTCACATTCTTTAATGTTTTCTGGAGATGTATCACTGTCACCCCGTTGGAGTGTTGGAGTGTCTTCGGGTTACGATTTTAAAGATATGGGGTTCACATATACCCAATTACGTTTAGAACGTGATTTATTAAGTTGGCGAATGAATTTTAGTTGGGTGCCTTTTGGTACTAGTAAGTCGTGGTATTTCTTTATTGGAATAAAATCGAGTATATTGAGTGACCTAAAATACGACAAACGTTTACAATCAGATAAAAGTCTATAA
- a CDS encoding N-acetylmuramoyl-L-alanine amidase family protein — protein sequence MKTKPIFFIVPLLCVFLLTSFKSDKTLNTNKFVVVLDAGHGGEDPGKPTKFGFTEKDVALKIVLKIGAELEKNPDIKVIYTRKTDVFVTLRGRAKIANEADADLFVSVHCNAHHSQAYGTETYVVGVANTKRNFDVAKLENEVILLEDDYETHYDGFNPNAPESLIGLTLMQEDYIDHSILLAGMIEDNFSKKLKRKSRGVKQASLWVMHNTYMPSVLIETGFITNNEEGHYLNSNKGQTEISKAIKDAILEYKKSLDLNVGEYLGTQKKLPVVNDDIVLEAEDTNENDVIEFKIQIAASSKKLETKAYNFSGLSPISRIQAGNLYKYYYGNTSNYADSKSLLAKAKAKGFNTSFIVAFKNGEQVLLDEVLKTTSN from the coding sequence ATGAAAACAAAACCTATATTTTTTATAGTCCCATTATTGTGTGTATTTCTATTAACATCATTTAAAAGTGATAAAACCCTTAATACCAACAAATTCGTTGTGGTGTTAGATGCAGGTCACGGAGGTGAGGATCCTGGAAAACCTACAAAATTTGGCTTTACTGAAAAAGATGTCGCGCTTAAAATTGTTTTAAAAATAGGAGCCGAATTAGAAAAAAATCCGGATATAAAAGTAATATATACTCGTAAAACCGATGTTTTTGTAACTTTAAGAGGACGTGCAAAAATAGCTAACGAAGCCGATGCAGATTTATTTGTTTCTGTACATTGTAACGCACATCACTCGCAGGCATACGGTACTGAAACCTATGTTGTTGGGGTTGCTAATACAAAACGTAATTTTGATGTTGCCAAATTAGAAAATGAAGTAATTCTTTTAGAAGATGATTATGAGACACATTATGATGGATTTAATCCCAATGCCCCAGAATCATTAATAGGCTTAACTTTAATGCAAGAAGACTATATAGATCACAGTATTCTTTTAGCAGGTATGATTGAGGATAATTTTTCAAAAAAATTAAAACGAAAAAGTAGAGGTGTTAAACAAGCTAGTTTATGGGTAATGCACAATACTTATATGCCAAGTGTACTTATTGAGACAGGATTTATTACCAATAACGAAGAAGGACATTACTTAAACTCTAATAAAGGACAAACAGAAATTTCTAAAGCTATTAAAGATGCTATACTTGAATATAAAAAATCGTTAGATTTAAATGTTGGAGAGTATTTAGGCACACAAAAAAAGCTTCCTGTGGTTAACGACGATATTGTATTAGAAGCTGAAGACACTAATGAAAATGATGTAATAGAATTTAAAATTCAAATTGCAGCGAGTTCTAAAAAATTAGAAACCAAAGCCTATAATTTTAGCGGATTAAGTCCTATATCAAGAATACAAGCAGGCAATTTGTATAAATATTACTATGGAAACACGTCTAACTATGCAGATAGTAAATCCTTATTAGCAAAAGCAAAAGCCAAAGGTTTTAATACAAGTTTTATAGTAGCTTTTAAAAATGGAGAACAAGTACTTTTAGATGAAGTACTAAAAACAACTTCAAATTAG
- a CDS encoding MlaD family protein yields the protein MKITKEIKIAVLVIAGVIFLIFGINFLKGENLFSSSRTFYINYNNVEGLTLSTPVTISGLQVGTVKDITLKDDASLVVTIIIDNDYSFSKNSTAELYDTSLIGGKSIAIIPALDNAELAKDGDYLVASRKSGLTDIVGEKLAPLQEKIESLTQNADSLLLSFNDIFDESTTANLKGSIAALEETISSFKSTSQSLNGILKTNEGNINNTLANLSHTSDNFSKLSDSLATTNISGIVNSLEQSLASFNSVLDNVNNGEGSLGKLLTDDKLYNNIEGATLQLEQLLQDMKLNPKRYVHFSVFGKKPKDFDAEENQIDDNGVSVDVETTNN from the coding sequence TTGAAGATAACAAAAGAAATCAAAATCGCCGTCCTAGTTATAGCAGGTGTTATATTTTTAATATTTGGGATAAATTTTTTAAAAGGAGAAAATTTATTCTCTTCATCAAGGACATTCTATATAAACTACAACAATGTTGAAGGTTTAACATTATCTACACCTGTAACAATAAGCGGGCTTCAAGTAGGTACAGTAAAAGACATTACATTAAAGGATGATGCGTCGTTAGTTGTTACAATTATTATTGATAATGACTATTCTTTTTCTAAAAACAGTACAGCAGAATTGTACGATACTAGTTTAATAGGAGGTAAATCTATAGCAATTATTCCTGCCTTAGACAATGCAGAATTAGCTAAAGATGGAGACTATTTAGTAGCTTCAAGAAAATCGGGCTTAACAGATATAGTAGGCGAGAAATTGGCGCCTTTACAAGAAAAAATTGAATCGCTAACACAAAATGCCGATTCATTATTATTAAGTTTTAATGATATTTTTGATGAGAGTACAACAGCAAATCTTAAAGGTTCTATTGCTGCTTTAGAAGAAACCATCTCTTCATTTAAATCGACCTCACAGTCTTTAAACGGCATTTTAAAAACCAATGAAGGTAATATTAATAATACCTTGGCGAACCTAAGCCATACATCAGACAATTTCTCAAAATTATCAGATTCTTTAGCCACTACAAATATATCTGGTATTGTAAACAGCCTTGAACAATCATTAGCATCTTTTAATAGTGTACTAGATAATGTTAATAATGGTGAAGGCTCATTGGGTAAATTATTAACAGACGATAAATTATATAACAATATTGAAGGAGCAACGCTTCAATTAGAGCAATTGCTTCAAGACATGAAATTAAATCCAAAACGTTATGTACATTTCTCTGTATTCGGTAAAAAACCAAAAGATTTCGATGCAGAAGAAAATCAGATAGATGATAACGGTGTATCCGTAGATGTCGAGACAACAAACAACTAA
- a CDS encoding (Fe-S)-binding protein: MSIIPNILFAIILIAGIGYFTLNVKKLVRNIKLGRDVDVSDNTPIRWKNMTRIALGQSKMVKRPIAGFLHIIVYVGFVIINIEVLEIIIDGLFGTHRIFSGLGTLYGVLIGTFEVLALLVFVSVTLFWIRRNIIKLQRFWKSEMKGWPKADGNIILYFEMVLMALFLVMNATDVHFQDMQNGNVISQFIAPLFNNFSQATLHIIERSAWWLHIIGILVFLNYLYFSKHLHILLAFPNTYYGKVKPKGELDNLESVTKEVMMMMDPNADPFATPPENESAEEEIVKFGASDVQDLNWVQLLNAYTCTECGRCTSECPANQTGKKLSPRKIMMDTRDRLEEVGKNIDANKGVLNDDGKQLLGDYITTEELWACTSCNACVEACPVSIDPLSIIIDMRRYLVMEQSAAPAELNNMMTNIENNGAPWPYNQMDRLNWKDE; the protein is encoded by the coding sequence ATGAGTATAATTCCTAACATACTATTTGCAATTATTTTAATTGCTGGAATCGGTTATTTTACATTAAACGTAAAGAAATTAGTCCGAAACATTAAATTAGGACGAGATGTAGATGTTAGTGATAATACACCAATACGTTGGAAAAACATGACCAGAATTGCTCTAGGGCAAAGCAAAATGGTAAAACGTCCAATTGCTGGTTTTCTTCATATTATAGTATATGTAGGTTTTGTAATTATAAATATTGAAGTTTTAGAAATTATTATAGATGGGCTTTTTGGAACACATCGTATATTTTCAGGACTAGGTACTTTATATGGTGTATTAATTGGTACTTTCGAGGTTTTAGCCTTATTGGTCTTTGTATCGGTAACTCTATTTTGGATTAGAAGAAACATTATTAAATTACAACGGTTTTGGAAATCAGAAATGAAAGGCTGGCCTAAAGCCGACGGAAATATTATTTTGTATTTTGAAATGGTACTTATGGCTTTATTTTTAGTTATGAATGCAACCGATGTACATTTTCAAGATATGCAAAACGGTAATGTAATTAGTCAATTTATTGCGCCTTTATTTAACAATTTTTCTCAAGCAACTTTACATATTATTGAACGTTCTGCATGGTGGTTACATATTATTGGTATTTTAGTTTTTCTTAACTATTTATACTTTTCTAAACATTTACACATCTTATTAGCCTTTCCAAATACGTATTATGGAAAAGTTAAACCCAAGGGCGAATTAGATAATTTAGAATCTGTAACTAAAGAAGTGATGATGATGATGGATCCTAACGCAGATCCATTTGCCACACCTCCAGAAAATGAATCCGCTGAAGAAGAGATTGTAAAATTTGGAGCAAGTGATGTTCAAGATTTAAATTGGGTACAATTATTAAATGCGTATACGTGTACAGAATGTGGACGTTGTACTAGTGAATGTCCTGCAAATCAAACTGGTAAAAAATTATCGCCTAGAAAAATTATGATGGACACTAGAGATCGTCTAGAAGAAGTCGGAAAAAATATAGATGCTAATAAAGGCGTATTAAATGATGATGGTAAACAGTTATTAGGCGATTATATCACCACCGAAGAACTTTGGGCGTGTACGTCTTGCAATGCATGTGTAGAAGCTTGTCCTGTTAGTATAGATCCTTTATCTATCATAATAGATATGAGACGTTATTTGGTAATGGAACAATCTGCTGCTCCAGCAGAGTTAAATAACATGATGACCAATATAGAAAATAACGGTGCACCGTGGCCTTACAACCAAATGGATCGTTTAAATTGGAAAGACGAATAG
- a CDS encoding (Fe-S)-binding protein, translating to MNELLKVPTMAEYMAQGKQPEVLFWVGCSGSFDDRAKKITKAFVKILNQAKVDFAVLGTEESCTGDPAKRAGNEFLFQMQAVTNIEVLNAYEVKKIVTACPHCFNTIKNEYPQLGGQYEVMHHTQFLKSLLEEGKLTIAGGQYKGKRITFHDPCYLGRANNVYEAPRDLIRKLEAELVEMKNCKSKGLCCGAGGAQMFKDAEKGDKEVNVERTEQAIEVKPDIIAAGCPFCNTMMTDGVKAKDKEAEVDVMDIAELIANAQDL from the coding sequence ATGAACGAATTATTAAAAGTGCCTACAATGGCAGAATACATGGCTCAAGGTAAACAACCTGAAGTTTTATTTTGGGTTGGATGTTCGGGAAGTTTTGATGATAGAGCAAAAAAAATCACCAAAGCATTTGTTAAAATACTTAATCAAGCTAAGGTAGATTTTGCTGTTTTAGGTACAGAAGAAAGTTGTACTGGAGATCCTGCAAAACGTGCTGGAAATGAATTTTTATTCCAAATGCAAGCCGTTACTAATATTGAAGTATTAAATGCTTACGAGGTAAAAAAAATAGTTACTGCTTGTCCGCATTGTTTCAATACAATAAAGAATGAATATCCGCAATTAGGTGGTCAGTATGAAGTAATGCACCACACGCAATTCTTAAAATCGTTATTAGAAGAAGGAAAATTAACCATAGCTGGTGGCCAATATAAAGGTAAGCGTATTACATTTCATGATCCGTGTTATTTAGGACGTGCCAATAATGTTTACGAGGCCCCTCGTGATTTAATTCGGAAGTTAGAAGCCGAATTAGTTGAAATGAAAAACTGCAAAAGTAAAGGCTTATGTTGTGGAGCAGGTGGTGCACAAATGTTTAAAGATGCCGAAAAAGGCGATAAAGAAGTTAATGTAGAGCGTACTGAACAAGCCATAGAGGTAAAACCAGACATTATTGCTGCTGGTTGTCCGTTTTGTAATACCATGATGACAGATGGTGTAAAAGCAAAAGATAAAGAGGCAGAAGTAGACGTTATGGATATTGCTGAACTTATTGCAAATGCACAAGATTTATAG
- a CDS encoding ABC transporter ATPase produces the protein MLVDFNTLPDTSKVWIYQANRSFTDQELEEIKSKLDVFIENWTAHGADLNAGYDLKYKRFIIIGLNQEVNQATGCSVDASVHFIQQLEKEYNVDLLDKMNVSYKQGEFVAYKTLTEFRKMAKDKAVSKNTIVFNNLVTNIAEYKENWEVPASDSWHNRFLK, from the coding sequence ATGTTAGTAGATTTTAATACATTACCAGATACATCTAAGGTTTGGATTTATCAAGCTAATCGTTCGTTTACAGATCAAGAGCTTGAAGAAATTAAGTCTAAATTAGACGTTTTTATAGAAAACTGGACAGCTCACGGAGCCGATTTAAATGCAGGTTACGACTTAAAATATAAACGCTTTATTATAATTGGTTTAAATCAAGAAGTAAATCAAGCAACAGGGTGTTCTGTAGATGCTTCTGTACATTTTATTCAGCAATTAGAAAAAGAGTACAATGTAGATTTGTTAGACAAAATGAATGTGTCTTATAAACAAGGGGAGTTTGTGGCCTATAAAACGTTAACAGAATTTAGAAAAATGGCTAAAGATAAAGCCGTTTCTAAAAATACTATAGTGTTTAATAACTTAGTGACCAATATTGCAGAATACAAAGAAAATTGGGAAGTACCTGCAAGCGATAGTTGGCACAACAGATTTCTAAAATAA
- the serB gene encoding phosphoserine phosphatase SerB — protein sequence MSNEIILLNISGQDRPGLTSSLTDVLAQYGAKVLDIGQANIHDTLSLGILFKIKSKKKSAAVLKDLLFKAYELGITAKFTPITLNEYEKWVTLQGKDRYIVTLLGERLSAKQISEVTKVISEKNLNIDAITRLTGRLSLVKDEEYPRASIQLSIRGHIENKAEFTEKFMAISRKLNVDIAFQEDNIYRRNRRLVCFDMDSTLIQTEVIDELAELAGVGNEVKAITESAMQGEIDFNESFERRMKLLKGLSEEVLQEVAVNLPITKGARRLIDTLKSYGFKTAILSGGFTYFGHYLQKELGIDYVYANQLEIKDGVLTGGYLGEIVDGNKKAEYLKDIAKREGINISQTIAVGDGANDLPMLNLAGLGIAFHAKPKVKDSAQSSISSIGLDGVLYLLGYHDRYIDLVD from the coding sequence ATGAGTAATGAGATTATCTTATTAAACATTTCAGGACAAGATAGGCCAGGATTAACCTCTTCATTAACCGATGTTTTAGCCCAATATGGTGCAAAAGTTTTGGATATTGGACAAGCAAATATTCACGACACCTTATCTTTGGGTATTTTATTTAAAATCAAGTCTAAAAAAAAATCTGCCGCGGTTTTAAAAGACTTGTTATTTAAAGCTTACGAACTTGGTATTACAGCAAAATTCACACCCATTACTTTAAACGAATATGAAAAATGGGTAACACTTCAAGGAAAAGACAGATATATAGTCACACTTTTAGGAGAACGTTTATCTGCTAAACAAATTTCTGAAGTTACTAAAGTGATCTCAGAAAAAAACTTAAATATAGATGCCATTACACGTCTTACAGGACGTTTATCTTTAGTTAAAGACGAAGAATATCCTAGAGCTTCAATTCAATTATCTATTAGAGGACATATTGAAAACAAAGCAGAATTTACAGAAAAATTCATGGCTATTTCTCGAAAATTAAATGTAGATATCGCTTTTCAGGAAGATAATATTTACAGACGAAACAGACGTTTAGTGTGTTTTGATATGGATTCAACATTAATTCAAACAGAAGTAATTGATGAATTAGCAGAATTGGCCGGTGTTGGTAATGAGGTTAAAGCCATTACAGAGTCTGCAATGCAAGGTGAAATAGATTTTAATGAGAGTTTTGAAAGACGCATGAAACTTTTAAAAGGGCTTAGCGAAGAAGTGCTTCAAGAAGTTGCTGTTAATTTACCTATCACAAAAGGTGCCAGAAGATTAATAGATACCTTAAAAAGTTATGGTTTTAAAACTGCAATTTTATCTGGAGGGTTCACTTATTTCGGACACTATTTACAAAAAGAATTAGGTATAGATTATGTATACGCTAACCAATTAGAAATTAAAGATGGTGTATTAACTGGAGGTTATCTTGGTGAAATTGTAGACGGTAATAAAAAAGCCGAGTACCTAAAAGATATAGCAAAACGTGAAGGCATTAATATTAGCCAGACTATTGCAGTTGGCGATGGCGCTAACGATTTACCTATGCTTAATCTGGCTGGATTAGGAATCGCGTTTCATGCCAAACCAAAAGTAAAAGACAGCGCACAAAGCTCTATTTCTAGTATTGGCCTAGATGGAGTATTATATTTACTAGGCTACCACGACAGATATATTGATTTGGTAGACTAG